CACTTTGAATGCGTGGGAAGTAAACAAACCGAGTAATCCCACTCGAAATCGTCGCCCAGACTATCAGCAGAATCGATACAAAAATAACTAAACTCAAGAACCAGCGATGCAACACAAAAGCGAGAACAGGCTTATAAAACTTTAAAATCGCACTTTCAAAACCCTTAGCGAATTTCTGTTGATAGTGAATAATTATATTGGGTTTCTTGCGTTCGCTCTTCGGCTTTGTATGACCAATATGGGCCGGTAAAATTAACTTCGATTCTATCAAAGAGAAAATCAACACCGGTATGACAATGTACGGGATCTGAGAATAAAAGACGCCCCAGCCGCCGCCCATAAAAGCCAGCGGCAAGAATGCGACCATCGTCGTGATCACACCAAAGGTGACAGGAACCGCCACCTCTTTGGTTCCATTGATAGCGGCATCTAAAGGTTTGTCACCTTTATTCAGATGGTTATAAATATTTTCACCCGTAACGATAGCATCATCAACCACAATGCCAAGGACCAGGATAAACGCAAACAAACTAATAAGGTTTACACTAATACCAAGCTCGGGCATGAAAATCATGCCTCCGGCAAAGGCGATGGGGATACCTAAGCTAACCCATAAAGCAATACTCGGTCTCAAGAATAACGCCAGTAGCAAAATAACCAATAACCCACCTTGGATGGCGGAACTGACCAAGGTGCTCAACCGAGCCTCTAACGGCTCCGATCGATCACGCCATACCGACAAGCTGACTCCCGCTGGAAGTTCCTCCACTTTATTGTCTACGTAATCCGTAACGCGCTTCGAAACATCAATGGTACTTTGCGTGCCGGTACGATAAATTTCCAGCTCAATTGATGGTTTTCCATCAAAACGAGTATTGATATTTTCCTCTTCAAACCCATCCCGAACTTCTGCTAAATCACCGAGCTCTAATATGGTGCCATCAGTGCGAGTTAAAATCGGTATGCGCGTAAACTGCTCTCGCGTATAGGACTGCCCTTTAAGACGCAACAAAATATCACCACGCTCTGACCGTACCTGTCCCGCTGATAAGTCGAGCGATCGTTGATTCACTGCATTGGCGACATCTTGTAGCGTTAAGTTATACTCATTTAATTGAGCTTGGTTAAATTCAATAGCGATTTCATAGGAACGAACGCCAGAGGTTTCGATCTGGGATAAGCCAGGCAACGATGCTATTTCTTGTTGAATAATTTCAGCATAACGTCTTAAATCTTTTTCCGGCAAGTCGCCACTAACAACCACGCTAATCGCTTCGCGGCGTCTGATGGACTGCGAAATAATCGGTTTTTCAGCTTCCAACGGTAAAGTGTTTAAGGCATCAACACGACTTTTTACTTGATCGAGTAAATCTTTGACGTCATAGCCTTCTTCCACTTCGATGCTAACTCTGCCCATGCCTTCCGACGATACCGAGGATAACTGCTTGATCCCTTCTAGGTCGTATATCGCTTCCTCGACTCGGGTAGAGACCGTTTGCTCAACCTCCTCCGGCGTCGAGCCTCTAAATGGCACCGATACATTGATGTAATCAAATTCGATGCTAGGGAAGGTTTCGACAGTGACTCTTTGCCACATGGTGAAAGCGCCCGCAATCAGAATGACGAACATTAACAAGTTCGCCGCCACAGAATTTTTAGCAAACCAACTGATCATTTCGGCTACTCCACAGTAGAGTTTGTGGTGGCATTGGCTTCTGGATCACCCTCAGCCTTCATCGCGGCATCTTTCAAGCGAGCTTTTGCGCCATCTGCGACAAAAGTTAAGCGGGAAGTCACCAACTGCTCGCCCTCTTCGATTATTGGCTCTGACTTATTTGGCGCTATGACCGTATGTTTTTCATCTTGCCATAAGATATGAATGTCACGTCGACTAACGCTTTCATTGGCATAAAAGAATACCTGATCATCGGCGGTTAATACGGTTGAAGGCACGACCAGCACATCAGACAGCAACTCGCCCTCAATCTCGGCACTGACAAACTGTCCTACCTTTATTTTAGGGTTAGCGCTTAAAAAATCGGAGGGTAACTTAGCGGTGATATACCACTGGCGCGTTTGCTCATCAATCACACTATCACTTCTATCAAGGGGAACAATCCAAGACTCGGTTTCTCCAGCGAAGTCAGCTTCTAATTTAACTTGAGCAGCTTTCTTGTTAGGTGACTTTAAAAACTGAACTTTGTTACTTGGTACAGGCAGCCTAACTTCGAGCGAGTCACTCGAAAATATTGTCGCAACCGGAGTATTGCTATTTATCAACTCGCCAACGCTGACTAAGCGCTCAACAATATAGCCATCATATGGTGCTACCACGGTCGAGCGACTCAATGTGAGCTTGGCTTTTTCTAAACGAGCAATTGCCGCGTCCAGTTTAGCTTGTGCCGAAGCTAACTGCGGCTCACGTAAAACGAGGGCATTTGCCGTTTTATTAGGATTAATTTTTTTCCAGTCTTTTAGCGCCTGCTCTGAACGCGCTTTTTCTTCATTAAGTGCAAGCTGAGCGTTAGCAACTTCAGCTCTGGCGATACGGACTTCAATCTGATAATCCCTAGCGTCAATCCTTAATAACTCCTGTCCTTTAGCAATTGGCAGGCCGGTTTTAAAGTTTTCGGCAACTGACATCACTTGCCCAGAAACCTGCGCCACGAGCTGACTGGATGTTGAGGCTTCAATGTTACCGTAAGAGTCTATAAACACTTGATAATCTTCAAACTGTACCGGCCTAACCTCTACCGTTTCGACAGTTTCCGGAGCTTTGCGATTAAAGGCTTTAGGCTTACTACTCGTCATCACCTTGAATAAAACGATAACTCCAGCAAGGATGATGATGGGTAAAATAACCGATAACCAAAGATTTTTCTTTTTACTGTTCATAGACTTTTTCGTAAATAGTTGAAATAAATAGGTTTTTCTAAAAACCACATAAGCACAAAATTCTAGCCTGCTTAGTGTAAACATTTCGTCAAAGACGCACTCTTAAGTGTAGCTTTATAAATGTAACAAGATGTTACTCTGATCCCATAATGAAACTATTAATATATGCCTTTAAACCATGTATGCTATGGAGCATCTTCTACTATAAAAGGTCGTAAAATGAATAAAGTAGGACTTATTCTTATAAGATTTGCTGTAACTTTATGTGGGTTAACATTAATCGCAGCCTGCCAACAAGAGTCAGAAACGAACCAGAAAACCACTGACAATACCAAAGTGGTTCAGTCGTTGGCACAGAAAAATGGCAATGATAAAAACGAGCAACAAGATGCAGAGCTACTTAAGGCGTCAAACTACCCCAGCGACTTACCCACGGGGCGACTTCCTTCATCTATAAAGCCGACCAGTTACGACATCAACCTCAAGGTTGATCCTAATGAGCCGACGTTTACTGGCAAGGTCGTGATTCAATTGCAACTTGATGAGGCGACGTCTCATATCTGGTTACACGGTAAAGATATCATCGCCAAGAGCGTCACCCTAACCGCTAAAGGCCAGCAGCCGTTATCAGGGAACTATGAACAGCTCGACGATACCGGCGTGGTTAAACTGTCTTTTGAACAACCAATAACGCAGCAATCAGCCAAACTAGTGATTGAGTATGAAGCCCCGTTTAACGAAGCTTTAGAAGGGTTGTACCGTGTTAAAGATGGTGAATTAAATTATGCTTTTACTCAATTTGAAGCCACCGCAGCTCGACTGGCTTTCCCGAGTTTTGATGAACCAGCATTTAAAGTGCCGTTTACCTACAGCATGACAGTTCGTAACGAACACCGAGCGTTCACTAATACACCAGCAGTATCAGAAACGGATCTTGGTAACGGCTGGAAAACAATCGTTTTCGCTCAATCAAAACCGCTACCCACGTACCTCATTGCTTTCGCGGTGGGTGACTTTGATGTTGTTGAGTGGCAGGACATTCCTAGCTCAGAAGTTCGAGACTTCAGCATTCCTTTACGAGGCATTGCAACCAAAGGCAAAGGACACCGTTTGACCTATGCCTTAAAAAATACCAAGGATATTCTGAACGGCCTTGAACAATACTTCCAGATCCCCTACCCATACAAGAAGCTTGATATTGTAGCGGTACCAGACTTTAACGCTGGCGCTATGGAAAATGCTGGCTTGATTACTTATCGTGAGCAGCTCCTATTGTTCGATAACACCATATCACTTGATCAGAAGCGCGCTTACATGAATGTGCATGCCCATGAGCTTGCGCATCAGTGGTTCGGTAATCTTGTCACTCCAGTCTGGTGGGATGATATTTGGTTAAATGAAGCCTTCGCCACATGGATGGCTCACGTCTCTAATAACACGGTTTATCCAAAACAAAAATTCCGGCAGGCGTTGCTTGAGCGGTCATTGAATGTGATGGCTTCGGACAGCTTAATTACTGCTCGTCAAATTCGTCAGCCCATTGAAAGCAATCATGATATTCAATCAGCTTTTGACGGCATTACTTACTCAAAAGGTGGCGGCGTGCTCAGCATGCTAGAGGCCTTCCTCGGCCCTGAAAATTTCAGAGCTGGTATTCAGCACTACATGAAAAAGTTTGAGTTTGAGAATGCTACGGCTCAAGACTTCATCACGGCTATTGGC
The DNA window shown above is from Kangiella marina and carries:
- a CDS encoding efflux RND transporter permease subunit; this translates as MISWFAKNSVAANLLMFVILIAGAFTMWQRVTVETFPSIEFDYINVSVPFRGSTPEEVEQTVSTRVEEAIYDLEGIKQLSSVSSEGMGRVSIEVEEGYDVKDLLDQVKSRVDALNTLPLEAEKPIISQSIRRREAISVVVSGDLPEKDLRRYAEIIQQEIASLPGLSQIETSGVRSYEIAIEFNQAQLNEYNLTLQDVANAVNQRSLDLSAGQVRSERGDILLRLKGQSYTREQFTRIPILTRTDGTILELGDLAEVRDGFEEENINTRFDGKPSIELEIYRTGTQSTIDVSKRVTDYVDNKVEELPAGVSLSVWRDRSEPLEARLSTLVSSAIQGGLLVILLLALFLRPSIALWVSLGIPIAFAGGMIFMPELGISVNLISLFAFILVLGIVVDDAIVTGENIYNHLNKGDKPLDAAINGTKEVAVPVTFGVITTMVAFLPLAFMGGGWGVFYSQIPYIVIPVLIFSLIESKLILPAHIGHTKPKSERKKPNIIIHYQQKFAKGFESAILKFYKPVLAFVLHRWFLSLVIFVSILLIVWATISSGITRFVYFPRIQSEIARVSLQMPEGTPFEVTDSYIETITNAALRLQEKYRNDEGDSVIEHIFSSSGSTWGGGSASSNIGRVMLEMKPPEQRDESITSTGLVAEWRELIGPLPGVETLTFRAEIGRSSDPIDVQLRGSDINRLNAAATEVKESLSTVSGVFDIADSFSKGKQEIQFNLKPQAETLGLSLSDLARQVRSSYFGVEVQRIQRGREDVRVMLRLAQEERGSLEGLNSLLINTPSGAKIPLSQLAELSYGKSPATIYRIDRQRTLNITADVDKENADIEAIKRRIITDATNIVSKYPGVAFSLEGEARDQEESNYNLLISLGFVLFAIYILLAIPFKSYVQPFVVMAVIPFGAAMATIGHWIMGMPLSIMSMMGMLALTGVVVNDSLVLVDYINQQRRKYGESLLDAVLHAGVRRLRPVMLTSLTTFAGLMPLIFEKSTQAQFLIPMGVSLGFGILLSTAVTLVLVPLMYYKATHVKHWVKKAFVK
- a CDS encoding efflux RND transporter periplasmic adaptor subunit; protein product: MNSKKKNLWLSVILPIIILAGVIVLFKVMTSSKPKAFNRKAPETVETVEVRPVQFEDYQVFIDSYGNIEASTSSQLVAQVSGQVMSVAENFKTGLPIAKGQELLRIDARDYQIEVRIARAEVANAQLALNEEKARSEQALKDWKKINPNKTANALVLREPQLASAQAKLDAAIARLEKAKLTLSRSTVVAPYDGYIVERLVSVGELINSNTPVATIFSSDSLEVRLPVPSNKVQFLKSPNKKAAQVKLEADFAGETESWIVPLDRSDSVIDEQTRQWYITAKLPSDFLSANPKIKVGQFVSAEIEGELLSDVLVVPSTVLTADDQVFFYANESVSRRDIHILWQDEKHTVIAPNKSEPIIEEGEQLVTSRLTFVADGAKARLKDAAMKAEGDPEANATTNSTVE
- a CDS encoding M1 family metallopeptidase; the protein is MNKVGLILIRFAVTLCGLTLIAACQQESETNQKTTDNTKVVQSLAQKNGNDKNEQQDAELLKASNYPSDLPTGRLPSSIKPTSYDINLKVDPNEPTFTGKVVIQLQLDEATSHIWLHGKDIIAKSVTLTAKGQQPLSGNYEQLDDTGVVKLSFEQPITQQSAKLVIEYEAPFNEALEGLYRVKDGELNYAFTQFEATAARLAFPSFDEPAFKVPFTYSMTVRNEHRAFTNTPAVSETDLGNGWKTIVFAQSKPLPTYLIAFAVGDFDVVEWQDIPSSEVRDFSIPLRGIATKGKGHRLTYALKNTKDILNGLEQYFQIPYPYKKLDIVAVPDFNAGAMENAGLITYREQLLLFDNTISLDQKRAYMNVHAHELAHQWFGNLVTPVWWDDIWLNEAFATWMAHVSNNTVYPKQKFRQALLERSLNVMASDSLITARQIRQPIESNHDIQSAFDGITYSKGGGVLSMLEAFLGPENFRAGIQHYMKKFEFENATAQDFITAIGEKSPHIPLETIQDAFNSFLEQPGIPLLSVELTCKENAKASVSVSQSRYLPIGSKGSTAQTWKVPACFKYAIDGNQHQVCRVLEGQQQSFELNEAGCPAFVMPNANGAGYYRFSMESEGWQSLLSHKAALSTEEMMSLNNSLQGAINAGKMSFTDLVEIAPQIIASESEAIAMGPSKLLSFVYSRVAKTDEQKAKLASLNRSLYGQKLTELGLETQKEDSVNTIRMRTGLINFLSDQGEDKAVRQYLTDMAIAYTGYKVDGNMHPEKADSNVISTALQVAVEDLGTPFAKHLKMQLDSSNDGTVRGRLLGGLGAVQDPEYAAELRELILSEELRDNEIYSIMVGQLNDDELQQPMWEWFKTNIEGIKSRIPPFGQNRLPVVGQFFCSSTMKADYKAFFKPIVEELAGAPRPYQQSLESIELCMAQAKFHRDNVQQYLSNQ